From the Candidatus Saccharibacteria bacterium genome, the window AGTTAAAATTGACCCCGACCAGATTGACCTCGATGACATAGAGCAGCTTGAGCGATGGATTGAAGACGCAGTCAAAGATGCCATCTCTGAAAGTCAGAAAGTTGCTGCAGAGAAAATGCAACCCTTCATGGGCATGCTCAGCGGCTTAGGGCTCTAAGCCGCAAGCACCAAATTCCAAATAACAATTTCCAAACAACATTCCAAATGACAAATTCCAAGCCGGAAAACCTCGAAGATCGAACGTTTCGTTATGCTGAAAACTGCAAAGCGCTTATTAAGCAGCTTCCGAAATCGATAACAAATATTGAGTATGCGAAACAACTCGCACGCTCATCCGGTTCTGTGGCCGCTAACTACATTGAGGCGAATGAGTCTCTCGGCAAAAAAGATTTTGTCATGCGCTGCCGCATTAGCAGAAAAGAAGTAAAGGAATCTAGGCTTTGGTTGAAACTCATCGATACGACTGATGAGTATCGTCATAATCAGGCTCAACTAATCGATGAATCAACTGAGTTACTAAAGATACTATCGTCAATAATTGGTAAATCATCGTGAATGCTGTTTGGAATTTTACTATTGAAATTTGTTTGTTATTTGGAACTTGTGATTTGGAATTATCTCGATGAACCTATTACCGAAAGCACTCGAGGAGCTCATTGAAGCGTTCGGCAACTTGCCGGGTGTTGGTTCCCGTACCGCAGAACGCTACGCATACTACCTGGTGCGACGCGACGCGGCAAAAGCTCACCAGATTGCCTCAGCCCTAAGCGCACTGCACGAAGGCGTAAAATACTGTCCGAAAACATTTGCCCTCATAGACGCCAACGATGACGTTTCGCCGCTGTACAGCGACCCAAAGCGTGATAAAACTCTCATAGCAGTCGTTGCCGAACCACTGGATATCGTTGCCCTAGAGAAAACCGCAGCATTTCGCGGCACCTACCATGTGCTTGGCGGTCTTGTTTCGCCAATCGA encodes:
- a CDS encoding YbaB/EbfC family nucleoid-associated protein; its protein translation is MSRFDQAKMLLQVKKIQKELQKMVITVEQGDGAVRVEITGEQKIKKVKIDPDQIDLDDIEQLERWIEDAVKDAISESQKVAAEKMQPFMGMLSGLGL
- a CDS encoding four helix bundle protein → MTNSKPENLEDRTFRYAENCKALIKQLPKSITNIEYAKQLARSSGSVAANYIEANESLGKKDFVMRCRISRKEVKESRLWLKLIDTTDEYRHNQAQLIDESTELLKILSSIIGKSS
- the recR gene encoding recombination protein RecR, producing MSMNLLPKALEELIEAFGNLPGVGSRTAERYAYYLVRRDAAKAHQIASALSALHEGVKYCPKTFALIDANDDVSPLYSDPKRDKTLIAVVAEPLDIVALEKTAAFRGTYHVLGGLVSPIDGVSPEELHIAELIQRVTEDNVSEIILATNASVEGESTALYIQQQLEGQTVKISRLARGLPIGVDLEYADQITLGRALEGRQLL